One window from the genome of Manis pentadactyla isolate mManPen7 chromosome 15, mManPen7.hap1, whole genome shotgun sequence encodes:
- the BCAM gene encoding basal cell adhesion molecule isoform X1, whose amino-acid sequence MEPPDARAGARGAPRLLVLALLLGAHPGAQAEVRLSVPSLVEVMRGEPVTLYCTPLGARDHFTLEWFLADRSGVRHRLASAELQGSELQDKVHDSWGRNPPYQLDTQGRLVLAEAQVGDERDYVCMVKAGAAGTAEATARLRVFAKPEAAEVAPNKGILSVTDHFAQEIATCTSRNGNPAPEIMWYRNGQRLEVPMEVNLEGYMTSRIVREASGLLSLTSTLYLRLHKADRDATFHCSVHYSLPMGQHGLLDSPAFNLTLHYPTESVQFWVGSPSTTAGWVREGDSVQLFCRGDGSPSPEYTFFRLQDKQEDVLKTNLEGHLTLEGLQRGQSGTYGCRVEDYDAAEDAELSQTLELHVAYLDPLELSTGEELSIPLGGSTAVNCSGQGLPTPALRWIKDSIPLRDGPTLPLSSVTFDSAGTYVCEASTPTIPLLSRTRSFKLLVQGLPELRPEETQPKTEGSWSEGDEVRLVCSARGYPEPKLSWSQLGGSPAEPVPGGQDWVSSSLTLKVTSSLSRDGIYCEASNPHGNSRHVFHFGDVAPQTSQAGVAVMAVAVSVALLLLVVATFYCMRRKGRPGCCQRREKGAPPPGEPELSHSGSEPPEQKGLLIGGASGGARRGSGGFGDEC is encoded by the exons GTGCCCAGGCTGAGGTGCGCCTGTCTGTGCCCTCCCTGGTGGAGGTGATGAGGGGGGAGCCTGTCACGCTGTACTGCACCCCCTTGGGGGCCCGTGACCATTTCACCCTGGAGTGGTTCCTG GCCGACCGCTCTGGGGTCCGCCACCGCCTGGCCTCTGCTGAGCTGCAGGGCTCTGAGCTCCAGGACAAGGTGCATGACTCCTGGGGCCGGAACCCCCCATACCAGCTGGACACCCAGGGCCGCCTGGTGCTGGCTGAGGCCCAGGTGGGCGACGAGCGGGACTATGTGTGCATGGTGAAGGCAGGGGCAGCAGGCACCGCTGAGGCCACCGCGAGGCTCCGCGTGTTTG CAAAACCAGAGGCTGCCGAGGTGGCTCCCAACAAAGGGATACTGTCTGTGACGGATCACTTCGCCCAGGAG ATTGCCACCTGCACCAGCCGCAACGGGAACCCGGCCCCCGAGATCATGTGGTATCGCAATGGGCAGCGCCTGGAGGTGCCCATGGAGGTGAACTTAG aggGCTACATGACTAGCCGCATAGTCCGCGAGGCCTCGGGCCTGCTGTCTCTCACCAGCACCCTCTACCTGCGGCTGCACAAGGCCGACCGGGATGCCACCTTCCACTGCTCCGTGCACTACTCCCTGCCCATGGGCCAGCATGGCCTCCTGGACAGCCCCGCTTTCAACCTCACCCTGCACT ATCCCACAGAGAGTGTGCAGTTCTGGGTGGGCAGCCCATCCACCACAGCAGGCTGGGTACGAGAGGGTGACTCCGTCCAGCTGTTCTGTCGGGGGGACGGCAGCCCCAGCCCGGAGTACACGTTTTTCCGCCTTCAG GACAAGCAGGAGGATGTGCTGAAAACAAATCTTGAGGGTCACTTGACCCTGGAGGGGTTGCAGCGGGGCCAAAGCGGGACCTATGGCTGCAGGGTGGAGGACTACGACGCTGCGGAGGATGCGGAGCTCTCCCAAACCCTGGAGCTGCACGTGGCCT ACCTGGACCCCCTCGAGCTCAGCACCGGGGAGGAGCTCTCCatacccctgggcggcagcacagccgTGAACTGCTCCGGGCAAGGcctgcccacccctgccctccGCTGGATCAAG gATTCAATACCCCTGAGGGATGGCCCCACGCTCCCGCTTAGCTCCGTCACCTTTGATTCTGCCGGCACCTACGTGTGTGAGGCCTCCACGCCCACGATCCCCCTCCTGAGTCGCACCCGGAGCTTCAAGCTGCTGGTCCAAG GGCTGCCAGAATTAAGGCCAGAGGAGACCCAGCCCAAGACAGAGGGCAGCTGGAGCGAAGGAGATGAAGTCAGGCTGGTCTGCTCTGCCCGTGGCTACCCAGAGCCCAAGCTCAGCTGGAGCCAGTTGGGTGGCAGT CCAGCAGAGCCGGTCCCCGGAGGGCAGGACTGGGTGAGCAGCTCCCTGACCCTGAAGGTGACCAGCAGCCTAAGCCGAGACGGCATCTACTGTGAGGCCTCCAACCCACATGGCAACAGCCGGCACGTCTTCCACTTCGGGGATG TGGCTCCCCAGACCTCCCAGGCCGGAGTGGCTGTCATGGCCGTGGCTGTCAGCGTGGCCCTCCTGCTCCTGGTCGTTGCCACCTTCTACTGCATGAGACGCAAGGGGCGCCCCGGCTGCTGCCAGCGGCGGGAAAAGGGGGCTCC GCCACCCGGGGAGCCAGAGCTGAGCCACTCGGGGTCAGAGCCACCAGAGCAGAAGGGCCTGCTCATCGGAGGTGCCTCTGGGGGAGCCAGGCGTGGCAGTGGGGGCTTCGGAGATGAG TGCTGA
- the BCAM gene encoding basal cell adhesion molecule isoform X2 has protein sequence MEAIQWALCGQGRSPQLCAQAEVRLSVPSLVEVMRGEPVTLYCTPLGARDHFTLEWFLADRSGVRHRLASAELQGSELQDKVHDSWGRNPPYQLDTQGRLVLAEAQVGDERDYVCMVKAGAAGTAEATARLRVFAKPEAAEVAPNKGILSVTDHFAQEIATCTSRNGNPAPEIMWYRNGQRLEVPMEVNLEGYMTSRIVREASGLLSLTSTLYLRLHKADRDATFHCSVHYSLPMGQHGLLDSPAFNLTLHYPTESVQFWVGSPSTTAGWVREGDSVQLFCRGDGSPSPEYTFFRLQDKQEDVLKTNLEGHLTLEGLQRGQSGTYGCRVEDYDAAEDAELSQTLELHVAYLDPLELSTGEELSIPLGGSTAVNCSGQGLPTPALRWIKDSIPLRDGPTLPLSSVTFDSAGTYVCEASTPTIPLLSRTRSFKLLVQGLPELRPEETQPKTEGSWSEGDEVRLVCSARGYPEPKLSWSQLGGSPAEPVPGGQDWVSSSLTLKVTSSLSRDGIYCEASNPHGNSRHVFHFGDVAPQTSQAGVAVMAVAVSVALLLLVVATFYCMRRKGRPGCCQRREKGAPPPGEPELSHSGSEPPEQKGLLIGGASGGARRGSGGFGDEC, from the exons ATGGAGGCCATTCAATGGGCCCTGTGTGGCCAGGGGAGGAGCCCTCAGTTGT GTGCCCAGGCTGAGGTGCGCCTGTCTGTGCCCTCCCTGGTGGAGGTGATGAGGGGGGAGCCTGTCACGCTGTACTGCACCCCCTTGGGGGCCCGTGACCATTTCACCCTGGAGTGGTTCCTG GCCGACCGCTCTGGGGTCCGCCACCGCCTGGCCTCTGCTGAGCTGCAGGGCTCTGAGCTCCAGGACAAGGTGCATGACTCCTGGGGCCGGAACCCCCCATACCAGCTGGACACCCAGGGCCGCCTGGTGCTGGCTGAGGCCCAGGTGGGCGACGAGCGGGACTATGTGTGCATGGTGAAGGCAGGGGCAGCAGGCACCGCTGAGGCCACCGCGAGGCTCCGCGTGTTTG CAAAACCAGAGGCTGCCGAGGTGGCTCCCAACAAAGGGATACTGTCTGTGACGGATCACTTCGCCCAGGAG ATTGCCACCTGCACCAGCCGCAACGGGAACCCGGCCCCCGAGATCATGTGGTATCGCAATGGGCAGCGCCTGGAGGTGCCCATGGAGGTGAACTTAG aggGCTACATGACTAGCCGCATAGTCCGCGAGGCCTCGGGCCTGCTGTCTCTCACCAGCACCCTCTACCTGCGGCTGCACAAGGCCGACCGGGATGCCACCTTCCACTGCTCCGTGCACTACTCCCTGCCCATGGGCCAGCATGGCCTCCTGGACAGCCCCGCTTTCAACCTCACCCTGCACT ATCCCACAGAGAGTGTGCAGTTCTGGGTGGGCAGCCCATCCACCACAGCAGGCTGGGTACGAGAGGGTGACTCCGTCCAGCTGTTCTGTCGGGGGGACGGCAGCCCCAGCCCGGAGTACACGTTTTTCCGCCTTCAG GACAAGCAGGAGGATGTGCTGAAAACAAATCTTGAGGGTCACTTGACCCTGGAGGGGTTGCAGCGGGGCCAAAGCGGGACCTATGGCTGCAGGGTGGAGGACTACGACGCTGCGGAGGATGCGGAGCTCTCCCAAACCCTGGAGCTGCACGTGGCCT ACCTGGACCCCCTCGAGCTCAGCACCGGGGAGGAGCTCTCCatacccctgggcggcagcacagccgTGAACTGCTCCGGGCAAGGcctgcccacccctgccctccGCTGGATCAAG gATTCAATACCCCTGAGGGATGGCCCCACGCTCCCGCTTAGCTCCGTCACCTTTGATTCTGCCGGCACCTACGTGTGTGAGGCCTCCACGCCCACGATCCCCCTCCTGAGTCGCACCCGGAGCTTCAAGCTGCTGGTCCAAG GGCTGCCAGAATTAAGGCCAGAGGAGACCCAGCCCAAGACAGAGGGCAGCTGGAGCGAAGGAGATGAAGTCAGGCTGGTCTGCTCTGCCCGTGGCTACCCAGAGCCCAAGCTCAGCTGGAGCCAGTTGGGTGGCAGT CCAGCAGAGCCGGTCCCCGGAGGGCAGGACTGGGTGAGCAGCTCCCTGACCCTGAAGGTGACCAGCAGCCTAAGCCGAGACGGCATCTACTGTGAGGCCTCCAACCCACATGGCAACAGCCGGCACGTCTTCCACTTCGGGGATG TGGCTCCCCAGACCTCCCAGGCCGGAGTGGCTGTCATGGCCGTGGCTGTCAGCGTGGCCCTCCTGCTCCTGGTCGTTGCCACCTTCTACTGCATGAGACGCAAGGGGCGCCCCGGCTGCTGCCAGCGGCGGGAAAAGGGGGCTCC GCCACCCGGGGAGCCAGAGCTGAGCCACTCGGGGTCAGAGCCACCAGAGCAGAAGGGCCTGCTCATCGGAGGTGCCTCTGGGGGAGCCAGGCGTGGCAGTGGGGGCTTCGGAGATGAG TGCTGA